The sequence GCAATATGAATATCCGAAACCACACAAGAAAATTTATAATTTAAAAGATGCCTTGAAAAAAGGTGAACTGTTTGATACAAATGTTCCAAAGTCAACTGGAGCTAAATATCCTCAAAGCAAAAAAGCTGTATTAGATTTAGTTCCGCAAAAAGGATATTGGCGTGATTTGCCACTTAAAATTCAAAAGGAATTTATGGGTGGAAGTTTTCATTTAGGTGGCGGTAAAACTGGTATTGCAAGGCGTATTGGTTGGGATGAACCTTGTTTGACTTTAACTTGCAGTCCTGCACAAAAACAAACAGAAAGATGTCATCCCGATGAAACTCGTCCGTTTACTGTTCGTGAGTATGCACGAATACAAACATTTCCTGATGATTGGAAATTTGAGGGTTCAATGGCTCAACAATACAAACAAATCGGGAACGCAGTTCCCGTTAATTTAGGAACAGAAGTAGGTTATTCAATTGTGAAGTTTTTGAACCAATACTATAACTTGTCAAAGCCAAGATAGTAGCTGTAATTTTCAAAAGTTATTTGGTCTAAGATGCTTCGTTTGCTTTTCTTAGTTCCTGCTTTTAATTCATCTAGTGCAGAATTTTCCGCAATATCTTCGCTTTTTTCAGCCGATTTCAAATAGTCTTTGATAGCAACTGGAAGCACTTTGTAAAGTTGAAACATTGCATCTTCTTGTCCTGAAAGTAAAGCGTAAAACTGGTCGCCAGAAATCTTATAAACTCTGCTATGACTATATTCTTTGCCATTAATGTCGCCACTCCACAACTCACAAAAACTTCCTTTTGCTAAAATCTGCACCCAATAGCACTTGGCTTTTTTATAGTCGTTAGCATAACGTGCTAATTTTTGAAACAACGCCTCTGCTGCACTACTGTTCATTGTATTGTGTTTGTTCTTGATGTCGGCAAACAAAGTATCGTCTTTTGCTTTGATGTCATAGCCACTCAAATTGCCTGCTTGATAGCCTTTGATGCCGCCTAAAATTTGCTCGTGAAAAGTCCCGATTGAATTGTTGATTGATTTGTCTATTTGCCTCAAAATCTCTGATTGGATAAGGCTTTCCTCGTCTATGTCGTTAAACTTTGCATCTAAGGTCAGTTTAATGGTGTCAACCTTGTTGGAATAAAAGTTCTTTTTCGTGATGTTATTTTTAGCCTTCAAATATGCTTTATGCAAGTTGCCGATACAGTCCAATAAATGGTCGTCCGAGATGAAGTTTACATATTTATTTTTCATTCAATTCTGTCAAATTTGTCTGCTGTAAAGATAGCATTAAAAGTTAATTTTTGGTCAACTGCCCGAATGTTGCACTGTCGCCCAAGAATGACGCCTAACATCTGTATTGCCGCAATATTGCGGCAATATCCTTATTGTCTATAGGTCTGTTAACTGATTCAAGGGGCTTACAAACTTGGCAATAGCCCGCTCGGTGATGTGGGTATAGCCCTCGGTGGTCTTGGTACGCTCATGACACAGAAGGGCTTGTATATACCGCAGTTCCATACCTTGTGCTAACAAATGTGTTGCAAATGAATGTCTTAATGTATGTACAGTAGTATAAGGATTTACGCCAGATTTGTCAACGGCTTTCCTCAAAATCATTTGTACACTTCTTGCACAATAGGGGCCGTATTCTTGCCCTTCAAATGCCCAATATACAGGCTTATAAACTGCTATATATTCCCGTAAGGCAGTAGCCATTTTAGTAGAAAGAATACTATATCAGCCTTTTTTTGCTATTACAATGCTTTTTTCTATCAAGATGGCGGGGCTAATGCCCCTGTTTTTTACCTTGCAATTCCTTTTCTACGAAGATGGCGGGGCTGACGCCCCTGTTTTTTACAAGGGGCAATTTTTGTACACGCAATTAAAGAAAGAAGAGCGGACGATCCGTCAGGCCAATGAATATAACATCTCCTTAACCCCGTCTCTTGCAGCGACGTGGGCGCCAAAAGGGGAAACACCTACCGTCAAAGGTGAAAGGAGGTGCAAGCGACTCCACATCTTTGCGATCATTACGGTTAAGGTGCAGTTGATGTGAGATAATGCGAGTATCCATAAAGATCGGGATATTCTTTCGGCAATAACCCAAACCTTATAAAATCATTCTTTCGGAAAACACGGTCAATATTATTGCAAGTTAAGGACTGGCTCCATAAAGCCTGCAACTCATTTTCTGTCTTTTGTTTGTTCACACCTCAAAAAAACGCCCCTTCGTGCTGGAAGAGGCGTTTTTACTAAAGTCATTTGGATGCCCAAATTAGTCGCGGGTGATGCGGATCCGATCGTTATCGCGTGGTGGATTTTCCCCACGATTTTGCCACTCATTTACCTTATTAATGGGCACTACAGGCTCGTTTTTCAAGACCGCAGCCATAATCCAATACAACACAAAGGGCGGGAAAAACTGGAAGATAAACAGAGACGCTACAAACCCAATTCGAACAAGCGTTGGATCAAGGTTGAAGTACTCGGCGATTCCCCCGCAAACACCTGCAATTTTCTTGTTGGTCAGGGATTTATACAAGGTTTTCTTGCCATCACGACTTGTAGCCGCCATCGTTTGCCCTTTTTGTTTACCAATGGACTTCGCGAGGTTTTTGTCTTTTTTGGGGCGCCAAGAAAGGACACCAAAACCGAACAGCACAATGAGAAGGCCGGCAATAAGTGTCATAGAGTTGACCAAAGCGGCTAGGCTGAAGCCGACCAAATTGATGCCAAAAAACTGCAACATATACGCAAAGCCAACGGCAATCGTGGAAATACCCGCAATGGTAGGTAGGTTCCAAACAGATTCTTTTTGCTCTTTGGTGTCGGAGCCAGACAGAACCGAGGCGATGTCGTGGTCGGTAACCGCATCTAAACTGTTCAGTTCATTATAGCGGGCGTCCTCAACGCGGGAAGTGTTAAAACGGGTACTCATGATTTGGGTATGGTTAAGAATCCGAAAGGGTTACGATCCGAATAAGCGCAAGTTGCAATTTACAAAATTCTGAACGCTCCTTCTTCCGAAATTACCAAATTTATGGGGCGATCATGTATTTCGCGTGGTAAAAAATGAACAATGGTGTCTTGATAGGTGGCTAAAACGACTGGAACAGCCAAGTGTTTCAGGAAACGGTCATAAAATCCTTTACCGTATCCCAAACGATAGCCATCTTTATCCACCCCAAGTCCAGGCGCAAGGACAGCCTCAATCCGGTCTTTCGGGAAGGTTTGCGGAAATACAGGCTCCAAAACGCCCCAGCGATTGGCTTTAAGCACCTCGTCGGCAGAAAACCGAACCGCGTGCATCATTCCGTTTTTCATGTCGGTAATGTAGGGCAGTACCAACGTTTTGCCCGCCTGATGCCATTTCTCAATAAGGGGTCTTAGGTCCACCTCGCGCCGTTGTAAGTCCGGATAATAGACCATGATGGTTTGTGCCTGCTCAAACGCTGCCAGTTCTTGAAGTTGTTTCACCATGCGCTCCGAGTGGTCTGCATACAATTTGGGAGAAAGGGAGGCCCGATAGCGCAAAAACTGTTTGCGAAAAGTCGTTTTATCTCCAAGCATAGCGGCAAACACATCCGAATTAGACATTTTTTGTTACATGTTACAATTTTTATTCTGCAAATCAAAAGAGATGGCGGCCTTATGTCCTATTTTATTTCTGCACTACGCAAAGACCACTTTCTGCACTACGCAAAGACCACAAGGCCATCAAGAAATGATCTAAACAACGATGTTCAAAACTAACAGTATGAATCTTCAGGTTATTGCTTTCGACGCCGATGATACCCTCTGGGTGAATGAGCCTCTTTATCAGCATGTAGAGCAGCAGTTTTGCGGCTTATTAGAAAATTTCCTGCCGAAGCACACGGTTTCTCAAGAGCTTTTTCGGACGGAGATGGAAAATTTAAGTTTGTATGGCTACGGCGCCAAAGCCTTTATGCTCTCGATGATCGAAACAGCCATCCGTATAACAGACGGACGTGTGGGGGCTGATGCCATCCGACGCATTATTGATTTAGGCCGAGAAATGTTGCACCAACCCATAGAACTTTTGGCCGATGTACAAACGGTTTTGGAAGCCTTAAAAGGCCGTTATCGTTTGGTCGTAGCCACAAAAGGCGACTTGTTAGATCAGGAGCGAAAGTTAGAGAAATCCGGCTTGGCGGCCTATTTCCACCATATAGAAATTATGTCCGATAAAAAAGGGCGTGACTACGCGAAACTACTGCAACACTTAGACATCCCGCCAGAGGCATTTCTGATGGTCGGAAATTCACTAAAATCGGACGTTTTGCCCGTGTTAGAAATGGGTGGATGGGGCTTCCATGTGCCTTACCATACCACTTGGGCACATGAAGTGATTGAAGTCCAGATCGAAAACGAACGATTCCGAACCCTTGAAACCCTCAAAGACCTTCTTCGGCTCATACCATGAATAAAACCCGTATTGACCTCGAAAATTGGAAGCGACGTGCCCACTTTCAGTTTTTTAGAGGGTTCTCCGAGATTTTTTTGGGGCAACCGATCGTGTGAATGTAAGTAAAATGTGGAAGAGGGTCAAACAAGGAGGACACTCGTTTTTTTTATCGTACCTACACAAGGGGCTTATTGCAGCCAAAAAAATGGAGGCCTTCCGCTACCGGGTAGAAGGAAACGACGTATTTTGTTACGAGGTAATTCATGCTTCATCCACCCTCAACCGCCCCGATGGAACTTTCGGATTTGCCTACATGGACTTCCACCCTGATTTTGAGGTCTTTGCGCCACAAGCCATCGAGGAAATACAAAGGGTACGGACATCATCGGGCTTGGAGGTTGTGACAGGCCACGCCAATGTTCTACCTGTTTCCACTCTGGCCTCCTTAAACTTTACGGGTTTATCCCATGCGCGGCATTTTGGGGTTCAGGATTCCATCCCTAAAATCACTTTTGGGCAACTTACGGGAGCAGAAAACCTCAAAGAGATGCCCGTTTCAATTCACGGTCATCATGGCTTGATGGATGCACACGATATTGGACTTTTTGTCGCTACTTTCCAACAACTGTTAAATTGACCTAATTTATGCACCTCGCCCAAAACGTATCCAGAATCCTGATTTATACATTTGTGGTTCTTGTTCCGATGTTTAGCCGCGTGTTTGCGCAACCTACTTCTTTTGCACGCGATGTGTGGTATCACATTTTTGTACGAAGTTTCCATGATAGCAATGGCGATCGCCATGGCGACCTTAGGGGCATCACACAGAAGTTAGACTATCTGCAAGATTTAGGCATAACGGGCATCATGCTCTCCCCGATACAAGATGCAGATTGCTACCACAACTATTTTGCGAACGATTTTTACCGGATTGACCCGCGCTTGGGGACGATGGCGGATTTTCTGGAACTGCGCAAAGAAACACGGAAACGCAAGATGCGGCTGATTTTGGACATGGAGATGCAATATGTAACAGACAAACATCCTTGGTTTACAGATTCTTACCAAAATCCGAACTCCTTATTTTCGCCACTTCTACGTTACAATGGCCCCAATAATACCCAACCCGAAGGCGGTGTGTGGGGGCTTCGTTCGTACAAAGATTGGCAAGGGCAGGAAATCGGGATGATTTCGGTGGATATGACCAAGCCCCAGACGCTAAGCGAAATGATCCGGCTTTTCCGTTATTGGTCAGATCCGAACAGCGATGGAAACCCAACCGACGGCGTTGACGGCTTCCGAATTGATCATATGATGGACGATTTAGATCATAAAGGCATCATCAACAACTTATACAAAATTTTCTGGCGGCCCCTCATTACCGATCTTAAGCAGCGTTATCCCAAGGTCTTTTTTATTGGCGAACAAGCAAACTGGGGATTCGATGAACCCATGTTTGAGGAGGCTGGAGCCGATGCACAATTTGGGTTTGTGCAATGGTATGCCTTCCAGACGGGAAAAGCAGGACGTATGCGGACAGCCATAGACTCCACACGACAAGCAACTCCCAAAAACAAGTTTTACCTTACATTCGTTGAAAACCATGACACCAACCGCAACAAACACCCTCATCAAGTAGCCGCTGCACTCACATTGTTGACAGGTGGTATTCCCGTATTGTACTACGGACAAGAATTGGGTATGAAAGGCGTGAAAGGCGAGTGGGGGCACGATGGGAACGATATTCCCATGCGACAAGCATTCCGGTGGCAACCAGACCGTATGGCGTTAGGATCAGCCATTTGGTACAAAGCCGATGCCCCTTGGTGGCCAGAGAACCTCCCGCCCAAAGACGATTTGGTCTCTCAGCAACAAAACGCTGCTTCCGGGTGGCATTTTTACCGTAAGTGGATTCACTACCGCAAGCAGCATCCTCAACTTTTTATGGGCGAGTTACGTTGGCGTGCTACATCGGACGATGCGCTATTGGCCTTTGAGCGGTTTTCAAAGAAACAGCGAACCACCGTTATTATCAACCTCACGCCTAAAACGCGCACCATAGTACACCAAAAAAAACGTATTCGGATAGAGCCGTATGGGGTCAAGGTGTTGTAATCAATTTCTGGTAGCGGTTTTTTGGTGTAACGGCAGACCAAAATGAAGATTTCCCGTGAAGACACACAAATCTCATAGCATGTAAGCGCTTACCTTTGTACCTTTTCTACCTGATAAACAAATAAGTACAATCCCGCATACCGATAACAAGGGGTAACACTCCCCACCAACGCCTCCTAATCGTTATGCCTAAAATAGGTTTTGTATTGCCCTAATTACCCCCCTAATAGACCAAAAACCGAAATGAGTACAACCCGCACCAAACTCCACGATATGGTGCAAAATATTTGGTGGAGTTGGAATCCTGCTACATTGGATTTATTTGAAGAACTGAATCCAGCGGCGTTTCATGCATCCGGAAACAATCCTGTAATTGCCCTTCGTGAGGCCAAAGGGGTTGTTCTGAACGACCTTGATTTCTCGAAGCGTGTAGATACTGCTTACGAGACATTTCAGGCATACATGGCGACGCCCTTAAATGCCGAATACCCAAAGATGGCCTACTTTTGCATGGAATATGGCCTCCACGAAAGTCTTGCACTCTACTCTGGCGGCCTTGGAATCCTTGCTGGGGATCATTGTAAAGCCGCTTCGGACTTGCGGCTGCCCTTCACGGCCATTGGCCTCTTCTTACGCGAAGGCTATTTTAAACAGTCTTTTACACATGATGGCTGGCAAGAACAACAATATCCGGTGGTAAACCCCGCCGATATGCCGGTATCCTTGGTAAAAGATGCCACAGGCGCTCCCGTTATTGTCACTGTACAAGTTGGAGACCGTCCGCTCAACCTCCAAGCATGGAAAATGCACATTGGGCACACGGTGATGTATTTGTTGGACTCCGACCTTGAGTCGAATCCAGAATACTTGCGCGCACTGACCCATCGCCTATATTCGGGTGGAAGTGATACCCGCATTATGCAAGAAATTGTACTGGGGATTGGTGGAATCCGTCTTTTACGCACCCTTGGGGTGGAGGTAGAAACCTATCACATGAATGAGGGTCATTGCTCCTTTCTGACGCTTGAATTATTAGACGAGGCCCTTAAGCGTGGCCTTTCGATGGAACAAGCCGAGGCTGCGGTTCGCGCCCAAACCGTATTTACCACCCATACACCCGTAGAGGCCGGGCACGACCGTTTTGACCCCGACCTCACCCTTTACATGCTTCGTACCATGCGCGAAACGCTTGGCCTTTCGGAGCGAGACTTCCTTGGCTTGGGTCGTGTGGATGCCTCAGATCCCTATGCCTTATTCAACATGACCATTTTGGGCTTCCGGTTTTCACGTAAGCAAAACGGTGTTTCAGCCTTGAATGGAGAACTTTCGCGCCGCATGTTTAAGGACATGTGGGGGGTTGAAGATGCGGCCAAAGTACCCATTACCCATGTGACCAATGGCGTACACCTTGGTACGTGGGCTGCCCGTCCGGCACAAGAGTTTTTGTCTAAACATGTGGGCGACTGGCAGAACCGCGCCTCCGATCCGGGGCTTTGGAAGGCTTTAGACCAAATTCCGGATGAAGTACTGTGGAAATACCGGAGTTCGTTACGGAAACGCTTGGTCGGTTTTATTCACCAGCGCGCACCGCAACAGAGCATTCCGATGGAGATCAATTTTGATCCAGAGGTACTTACCATCGGCTTTTCGCGGCGCTTTGCAACCTACAAGCGTGCAACTTTGCTTTTTATGAATGAAGAGCGCTTGCTGAATATTTTCCGTAATACCGATCGCCCCATCCAGATTGTTTATGCGGGAAAAGCACACCCACAAGATGAAGGCGGGAAGCAACTCATCCAACGTGTATTCTGGTACACACAACACAGCGAATTACGCGGTAAAGTGGTGCTCTTGGAAAATTATAACATGGAAATTGGCCGTTACTTGGTTTCCGGTGCGGATATCTGGCTGAACAACCCACGCCGCCCGATGGAAGCCAGTGGTACTTCGGGGCAAAAAGTGGCTATCCACGGCGGTCTAAATCTTTCCATTTTAGATGGATGGTGGCCTGAAGGCTACAGGGGCAACAACGGCTGGGCGATCGGGACAGACGCCTCCGCCGACATTAAAGACCCTAAAGTACAAGACCCAGAAGATGCAGATTTCCTATACAATACGCTGGAGCAAGACGTCATTCCGACGTTCTACAACCGCGACGCCAATGGTGTTCCGACCGCTTGGGTGGCTCGGATGCGCGAGGCCATGAAAACGCTCGTTTATCAGTTCTCTGCGGAGCGTCAAGTACGCGATTACATAGAGCAAATTTACAAAGCCTGATGTTCTGAACACCCTCACAAAAGTTCCTTCCCCGTCGGTTGTAAATCGGTGGGGATTTTTTATCTTGTCTTATCTATCTTTTTTTACCTCAAAACCAATACAACCATGAAAAAGTTATTTTGGGCACTTCTGCTATTCCCTATGCTCACCTTTGCCCAACGTGGCGGAAACAGCGCTCCGGTTGCCGACGGTAAAAGATTTGGGTTGGGGCTGGATACTTATGGCCTTTCGGCGATCTATGACGTGAATAACAAGGTCTCTGTTCATGCAACCTTAGGTTCTGGCTGGTGGGGTACAGATGTTACTGCCGCTGGCTGGTATCGGGTTGGGAATCACAAAAAATCCGACTCTTATGTTTTTGCCAAAGCGTTCATTGGAGACAATAACGCGATTGGTGCTGGTATAGGCTTGGAGTGGAGTTGGGGCAAACTGTTGCAATCAGAATCTGCATTTATCAAGGGTCTATATGGAAATTTGGATATTGGTTACGCAACCTCCGGTAGGGATTTAGAAGCCTCGTTTGGCTTACGATATCGTTTTGGCCGTTGATCAAACCTCAAAGCAACTACCTATACCCAATAAGGCCCTTATCGTCATTTTGAGAATTTGCAAGGCTACACCCTATCCAACTTTTGGTTAGGTAGAAGGATGTCGTGGCGTAGCCTTCTAGTTTTTCCTTTCGAGAGAACCTTTCTTTGGCGTCATAGAGACGAATCTTAACGGAAGGTAATGACCACCTCTTCGGAACGAATTTCGGGGTTTTCGGGTAAGGCGACCACATAGGCATACCGTTTTCCTTTCTGTGCGGTCACATCTAACCACGACCCGCCAGATACCGTTTGAGCTACGCTTACAAGGTTACCATTTCCGGTTCTCCGAAAGATGTTTTTCGGAGATTCATCTTCCCAAACCAAAACAAGACCTTTTGCAGACGTAACCACTTGTAAAGACAACCTTTGCCCGCCAGATAGCGCATCAACAGGTGCATGAACCACTGCGGCATCGCTCTGCTGTGTACCTAAGACAGCAACAACTACATAGTACCGAGCCTCCATCTTTGGCGCATCATCCACCCACAGTAAGGGTTGACCTGCTTCCACCATCCCGATTTGCTCCCACTCGCCAATGGTTTTTCCACGTAGAACGCGGTATTGATTGGGGAAGTGGTTGTAGGGCGCTTGCCAATTCATTTGGATACCTCCGAGCACCAGCGTGAGTTCGAGATTTTCCGGCGGACTGGGTTTAAAGGTAGGCGTATAAAAGACGGGATCGCTCATGTGGCCGGCTTTTCCAGAACCATTTAGGGCATAAACTGCAAATCCGGCCATTGCGCCTTGTCGCAAAAATGTAGTAGGTATGGTAAAAGACGGGGTCTCGGCGGGGATGCGGTTAGAAAGTTGTACAGGATCTGCACCGATGCTTGCCATGTAAAACACCTCGTATCCGATGGCTCCAGAGACGGGTTCCCACACAAGAAATGCCTCTTCAGCATTGGGCTGTACGGTCAGGTCTTCGGGAGCAGGCAAGTACTCGGTTGCCTCAAAAACAGCAGGGACTTGGGCGGAGGTATCGGCTGCAATGCCTTTTTCGTCGTACACCAAGATTCGATAGAGGTAGGCTCCCTCGCCCAATTCATCGGGGTCAGAAAAGACAGTAGTTTGTGGCGGAAGGGGTTTGGACGTGAGTAACCGGAGTGCGTTTGGATGTTCTAAACTGGCTCTTAGTACACCAAGCCCGCCCGTCGTCAGTGCGGTATTTCGTAATTTCCAGCGGAGTTGTACTGTATTGCCAACCGACACCGCATGGATACTATCTGGAAGGGTGTTTTGGGCTTGTGGGAGCAGGCGAACGTGCTCGGAAACAGCGATTTCACTTTCATTTCCGGCCAAATCTACGGCTCGGATGCCATAAAAAGCGGTCTCGCCCACTGCAAGGGTAGAGTCTGCAAAGACGCCCATCGTTTCCGAATCCTCGGCTTGTGGTAAGATAATCACCGGATTTTGGTGTATCCTAACCCATCCCCGATCCGGCTTTGTACTGCGATAAACATGATAAAAAGGCGCTTGTGTGGTTTTATCCGGCAACCAACGAATGATGGGTATCGTTCCTTGTTGCAAAACCAGTACCTTCGTGGGCTTGAGCGGATCGGGCGGTAGCCCCTCTTGTACTTGAAAACGAGCTATGGGCACAGACTCGCTCCCGTCTGTTTTGACCTGAACCACACGGTAGGTGTAGGCCACTTGGGGCTTGGCTGTTCGGT comes from Rhodothermia bacterium and encodes:
- a CDS encoding HAD family hydrolase — its product is MNLQVIAFDADDTLWVNEPLYQHVEQQFCGLLENFLPKHTVSQELFRTEMENLSLYGYGAKAFMLSMIETAIRITDGRVGADAIRRIIDLGREMLHQPIELLADVQTVLEALKGRYRLVVATKGDLLDQERKLEKSGLAAYFHHIEIMSDKKGRDYAKLLQHLDIPPEAFLMVGNSLKSDVLPVLEMGGWGFHVPYHTTWAHEVIEVQIENERFRTLETLKDLLRLIP
- a CDS encoding 5-formyltetrahydrofolate cyclo-ligase, coding for MSNSDVFAAMLGDKTTFRKQFLRYRASLSPKLYADHSERMVKQLQELAAFEQAQTIMVYYPDLQRREVDLRPLIEKWHQAGKTLVLPYITDMKNGMMHAVRFSADEVLKANRWGVLEPVFPQTFPKDRIEAVLAPGLGVDKDGYRLGYGKGFYDRFLKHLAVPVVLATYQDTIVHFLPREIHDRPINLVISEEGAFRIL
- a CDS encoding tyrosine-type recombinase/integrase, which gives rise to MATALREYIAVYKPVYWAFEGQEYGPYCARSVQMILRKAVDKSGVNPYTTVHTLRHSFATHLLAQGMELRYIQALLCHERTKTTEGYTHITERAIAKFVSPLNQLTDL
- a CDS encoding chloramphenicol acetyltransferase; protein product: MWKRVKQGGHSFFLSYLHKGLIAAKKMEAFRYRVEGNDVFCYEVIHASSTLNRPDGTFGFAYMDFHPDFEVFAPQAIEEIQRVRTSSGLEVVTGHANVLPVSTLASLNFTGLSHARHFGVQDSIPKITFGQLTGAENLKEMPVSIHGHHGLMDAHDIGLFVATFQQLLN
- a CDS encoding PspC domain-containing protein codes for the protein MAATSRDGKKTLYKSLTNKKIAGVCGGIAEYFNLDPTLVRIGFVASLFIFQFFPPFVLYWIMAAVLKNEPVVPINKVNEWQNRGENPPRDNDRIRITRD
- a CDS encoding Eco47II family restriction endonuclease — translated: MKNKYVNFISDDHLLDCIGNLHKAYLKAKNNITKKNFYSNKVDTIKLTLDAKFNDIDEESLIQSEILRQIDKSINNSIGTFHEQILGGIKGYQAGNLSGYDIKAKDDTLFADIKNKHNTMNSSAAEALFQKLARYANDYKKAKCYWVQILAKGSFCELWSGDINGKEYSHSRVYKISGDQFYALLSGQEDAMFQLYKVLPVAIKDYLKSAEKSEDIAENSALDELKAGTKKSKRSILDQITFENYSYYLGFDKL
- the glgP gene encoding alpha-glucan family phosphorylase yields the protein MSTTRTKLHDMVQNIWWSWNPATLDLFEELNPAAFHASGNNPVIALREAKGVVLNDLDFSKRVDTAYETFQAYMATPLNAEYPKMAYFCMEYGLHESLALYSGGLGILAGDHCKAASDLRLPFTAIGLFLREGYFKQSFTHDGWQEQQYPVVNPADMPVSLVKDATGAPVIVTVQVGDRPLNLQAWKMHIGHTVMYLLDSDLESNPEYLRALTHRLYSGGSDTRIMQEIVLGIGGIRLLRTLGVEVETYHMNEGHCSFLTLELLDEALKRGLSMEQAEAAVRAQTVFTTHTPVEAGHDRFDPDLTLYMLRTMRETLGLSERDFLGLGRVDASDPYALFNMTILGFRFSRKQNGVSALNGELSRRMFKDMWGVEDAAKVPITHVTNGVHLGTWAARPAQEFLSKHVGDWQNRASDPGLWKALDQIPDEVLWKYRSSLRKRLVGFIHQRAPQQSIPMEINFDPEVLTIGFSRRFATYKRATLLFMNEERLLNIFRNTDRPIQIVYAGKAHPQDEGGKQLIQRVFWYTQHSELRGKVVLLENYNMEIGRYLVSGADIWLNNPRRPMEASGTSGQKVAIHGGLNLSILDGWWPEGYRGNNGWAIGTDASADIKDPKVQDPEDADFLYNTLEQDVIPTFYNRDANGVPTAWVARMREAMKTLVYQFSAERQVRDYIEQIYKA